A portion of the Deinococcus peraridilitoris DSM 19664 genome contains these proteins:
- a CDS encoding response regulator: MIRVLLADDHALFRQGLRSLLESEGFRVIGEAVSGREAVRYAAETHPDVILMDIQMPELDGVKATQSILEIDPNARVIMITMYRQDRYVFEAVKAGARGYILKDADATTLIDAIKRVAAGEALLDDALAQSVLDDFRDKKEILPSEKHSDLNERETTILKLLAQGYSNQDIALRLDISEKTVRNRLSEIFTKLQLNNRTQAALYAIREGIANLE; the protein is encoded by the coding sequence ATGATTCGTGTGCTGCTGGCCGACGATCACGCCCTGTTCCGCCAAGGACTGCGCAGTTTGCTGGAAAGCGAAGGCTTTCGGGTGATCGGCGAAGCGGTGAGCGGCCGGGAAGCGGTTCGCTACGCCGCCGAAACCCACCCCGACGTCATCCTGATGGACATCCAGATGCCCGAGCTCGATGGCGTAAAAGCCACCCAGAGCATTCTGGAAATCGATCCGAACGCCCGGGTCATCATGATCACCATGTACCGTCAGGACCGCTACGTCTTCGAGGCTGTCAAGGCAGGTGCCCGTGGCTATATCCTCAAGGACGCCGACGCCACCACCCTCATCGACGCCATCAAACGAGTCGCCGCCGGCGAGGCGCTGCTCGACGACGCGCTGGCGCAAAGTGTACTGGACGATTTCCGTGACAAGAAGGAAATTTTGCCCTCCGAGAAGCACAGCGACCTCAACGAACGCGAAACGACCATCCTCAAACTGCTGGCTCAGGGATACAGCAACCAGGACATCGCCCTGCGGCTCGACATCTCCGAAAAGACCGTGCGCAACCGCCTGTCCGAGATTTTCACGAAGCTGCAGCTCAACAACCGCACGCAGGCTGCCCTGTATGCCATCCGCGAAGGCATCGCCAACCTTGAGTGA
- a CDS encoding serine hydrolase yields MAGHARPHQHPDLQFLLASHPGTVSVRVLSLQGEVLFDHQSERPFPSASLIKVPLLVRALWHVQQGQARLEERLTLRAYERVPGSGVLSQLDAGLALTLRDVLTLMTVVSDNTATNLVIDRFGLHDVNVFLREAGMNNSELIGQLQLPPGRQNERQRAGERNRTSAHDISRLLLRLVRGELLSPALTDLALDILSRQQVRDIIARHVPRGADGELLYRVASKGGELSGVRHDAGIVWTPRPLILALLSEGGSDLREHPDNREVALLARLAGHLIAVLGDIPPEPAGLE; encoded by the coding sequence ATGGCCGGACACGCACGCCCGCACCAGCACCCTGATCTTCAATTTCTGCTCGCCTCTCACCCGGGCACCGTCAGCGTCCGGGTGCTGTCGCTGCAGGGTGAGGTGCTCTTCGACCACCAGTCCGAACGCCCTTTCCCGTCGGCCTCACTGATCAAGGTCCCCCTGCTCGTCCGGGCGCTCTGGCACGTGCAGCAGGGTCAGGCGCGGCTCGAAGAACGCCTGACCCTACGCGCCTATGAGCGGGTTCCCGGGTCGGGCGTGCTGTCGCAGCTCGACGCCGGGCTGGCGCTGACCCTGCGCGACGTGCTCACGCTGATGACCGTGGTCAGCGACAACACCGCCACCAACCTGGTCATCGACCGCTTCGGTCTGCACGACGTCAACGTGTTTTTGCGTGAAGCGGGCATGAACAACTCCGAACTGATCGGCCAGCTGCAGCTTCCACCCGGGCGCCAGAACGAACGCCAACGTGCTGGAGAACGCAACCGCACCTCGGCGCATGACATCAGCCGTCTGCTGCTGAGGCTCGTGCGGGGTGAGCTGCTCTCGCCCGCCCTGACAGACCTGGCCCTGGACATCCTGTCGCGTCAGCAGGTGCGCGACATTATCGCCCGCCATGTCCCGCGCGGCGCCGACGGCGAGCTGCTTTACCGGGTGGCAAGCAAGGGCGGTGAGCTGTCCGGAGTGCGGCATGACGCGGGCATCGTCTGGACACCCCGCCCCCTGATTCTGGCCCTGCTGAGTGAAGGCGGGAGCGACCTCCGGGAGCATCCCGACAACCGGGAGGTGGCCCTGCTCGCCCGTCTGGCAGGGCATTTGATTGCAGTGCTGGGGGACATTCCTCCTGAGCCCGCAGGACTAGAGTAA
- a CDS encoding c-type cytochrome, which translates to MERNDAVMPMVSIVVAAIMWVLLLFIFAKDTHVPAVEISPELKASAAKAWPTLGKQVYTQTEPSCAGCHGANGESAGGGPALAGDEKILVDPNLVITNIRKGRGIMPAYPNLSDEEVLAVTNYIRNSWGNKAEVLGPEVLQAAVSNITPEVLRVRSRFVPEDIGLPQIFLATFVMLLLTYGIIGLYSVWAEGVELKPGIHKVRSTPMAVFAMVIALGSTVIFALLFAMQILRGLQGIASDPPVPPTVTLEGFYSAMAFLSLAAVLGIYKKYFMDGEALIEDASGEFPW; encoded by the coding sequence ATGGAACGAAACGACGCTGTCATGCCGATGGTCTCCATCGTGGTCGCGGCGATCATGTGGGTGCTGTTGCTCTTTATCTTCGCCAAGGATACCCACGTCCCGGCCGTCGAGATCAGCCCGGAACTGAAAGCCAGCGCCGCCAAGGCCTGGCCGACCCTGGGTAAGCAGGTCTACACCCAGACTGAGCCCAGTTGCGCCGGGTGTCACGGTGCCAACGGCGAGAGTGCCGGTGGGGGTCCCGCGCTGGCGGGAGACGAAAAAATCCTGGTCGACCCGAACCTCGTGATCACCAACATCCGCAAGGGACGCGGCATCATGCCTGCCTACCCCAACCTCAGTGACGAGGAAGTGCTGGCCGTCACCAACTACATCCGCAACAGCTGGGGCAACAAGGCCGAGGTGCTCGGTCCCGAAGTGCTCCAGGCCGCCGTCAGCAACATCACCCCGGAAGTGCTGCGTGTCCGCTCGCGCTTCGTGCCCGAGGACATCGGGCTGCCCCAGATTTTCCTGGCCACCTTCGTGATGCTGCTGCTCACCTATGGCATCATCGGCCTTTACTCGGTGTGGGCAGAAGGCGTCGAGCTCAAGCCCGGCATTCACAAGGTCCGCTCGACCCCGATGGCCGTGTTCGCCATGGTCATCGCCCTGGGCAGTACCGTCATCTTCGCGCTGCTCTTCGCCATGCAGATTCTGCGCGGCCTGCAGGGCATTGCCTCTGATCCGCCCGTGCCTCCCACCGTTACCCTGGAAGGCTTCTACTCGGCGATGGCCTTTTTGAGCCTCGCGGCGGTGCTGGGCATCTACAAGAAGTACTTCATGGACGGCGAAGCGCTGATCGAAGACGCCAGCGGCGAGTTTCCCTGGTAA
- a CDS encoding ubiquinol-cytochrome c reductase iron-sulfur subunit, translated as MTRYRRIDPEITRRKFVNWALGVAAGITGLSFVTIVGSAKPVNRETPDKLPPAEGDILVYADGAQVGKPIDPKNLEPQPTRAYPQAKSGDGQPLVKSGDTNNLLLVSKFPEAQLKEPTDLESTAQGIVVYSAICQHLGCPVNWRNVDQTYLCPCHSGVYDPKQGCKVIGGPPPRPLPQLPIKVEGDQIIATGTFLIPPYGISETDFEEYKERAEEGNKG; from the coding sequence ATGACGAGATACAGACGAATCGACCCTGAAATTACCCGCCGCAAGTTCGTGAACTGGGCGCTTGGTGTGGCCGCCGGCATCACCGGCCTGAGCTTTGTCACCATCGTGGGCAGTGCCAAGCCGGTCAACCGAGAAACCCCCGACAAACTTCCTCCCGCGGAAGGCGACATTCTGGTGTACGCCGACGGCGCGCAGGTCGGCAAACCCATCGACCCCAAAAACCTGGAGCCGCAGCCCACCCGTGCCTATCCCCAGGCCAAGAGCGGCGACGGACAGCCGCTGGTAAAAAGCGGCGACACCAACAATTTGCTGCTGGTCTCCAAGTTTCCCGAAGCGCAGCTCAAGGAACCGACCGACCTCGAAAGCACCGCGCAAGGCATCGTGGTGTACAGCGCGATCTGTCAGCATCTGGGTTGCCCGGTGAACTGGCGCAACGTAGACCAGACTTACCTGTGTCCCTGCCACTCGGGCGTCTATGACCCCAAGCAGGGCTGTAAGGTCATCGGTGGTCCACCCCCCCGCCCACTGCCACAGCTGCCCATCAAGGTCGAGGGTGACCAGATCATAGCGACCGGAACCTTTTTGATTCCACCGTACGGGATTTCGGAAACCGACTTCGAAGAATACAAAGAGCGTGCAGAGGAGGGGAACAAAGGATGA
- a CDS encoding cytochrome b yields the protein MSQWLDERLNISRLNDKFLRKAFPVHHSYFLGEITLFSLIVLLLTGALLALFYEPSQRLVANPLDPGGTEVPAAYASVLKINALPYGDMLRRIHHWMANIMMGAAVLHMMRVYFTGSYKKPREINWWLGVLLLVFTALTALTGYSLPYDNYAFTTLKVIVGIAGSIPWVGGYISELAFAGVFPGEGLIPRMYGYHIMLLPAVLLGLTAAHMLIMIKQKHTQPGYAKRLAYKKIVGVPLLTQQSYLMVMLGVLLIGIVMLFSAFIPVHPVEHYGPPSNQTPSIKPDWYFLWIFGILAILPSTLEFHVLGGTFNSEFLGGVVGAGLIVMLFLAVPLLDRSAGKEMHYYSENPTDHPVRLAAGVAMLALLIVWSVAGYKPEIVGAGLLTNENANPFFWIASLIIPALSYFATLGIVRGIRALRTADERDQQRASAADD from the coding sequence ATGAGTCAATGGCTTGACGAACGCCTGAACATCTCGCGCCTGAACGATAAGTTCCTGCGCAAGGCGTTCCCGGTGCACCATTCGTACTTCCTGGGCGAGATCACGCTGTTCAGCCTGATCGTGCTGCTGCTCACTGGCGCGCTCCTGGCGCTCTTTTACGAGCCGAGCCAGCGTCTGGTCGCCAATCCCCTTGATCCGGGCGGAACCGAAGTGCCCGCCGCCTACGCCTCGGTGCTGAAGATCAACGCGCTGCCTTACGGCGACATGCTCAGGCGCATCCACCACTGGATGGCCAACATCATGATGGGCGCCGCGGTGCTGCACATGATGCGCGTGTACTTCACGGGCTCGTACAAGAAACCCCGCGAAATCAACTGGTGGCTCGGCGTGCTGCTGCTGGTCTTTACGGCCCTCACCGCGCTGACCGGCTACAGCCTGCCCTACGACAACTACGCCTTCACGACCCTCAAGGTCATCGTGGGCATCGCCGGTAGCATCCCCTGGGTCGGTGGCTACATCTCGGAACTCGCCTTCGCGGGCGTGTTCCCCGGTGAGGGCCTGATTCCGCGCATGTACGGCTACCACATCATGCTGCTGCCTGCCGTGCTGCTGGGACTCACCGCCGCGCACATGTTGATCATGATCAAGCAGAAGCACACGCAGCCCGGCTACGCCAAGCGCCTCGCTTACAAGAAAATCGTGGGTGTGCCGCTGCTGACGCAGCAAAGCTACCTGATGGTCATGCTGGGCGTGCTGCTGATCGGCATCGTGATGCTCTTCAGCGCCTTTATCCCGGTGCACCCCGTCGAACACTACGGCCCCCCCAGCAACCAGACGCCGTCCATCAAGCCCGACTGGTACTTCCTGTGGATCTTCGGCATCCTGGCGATCCTGCCCAGCACCCTCGAGTTCCATGTGCTCGGTGGCACGTTCAACAGCGAGTTTCTGGGCGGTGTGGTGGGCGCCGGCCTCATCGTGATGCTGTTCCTGGCAGTGCCCTTGCTTGACCGCAGCGCGGGCAAGGAGATGCACTATTACTCCGAGAACCCCACGGACCATCCGGTGCGCCTGGCCGCCGGCGTGGCCATGCTGGCCCTGCTGATCGTCTGGTCGGTGGCCGGGTACAAACCCGAAATCGTGGGCGCGGGCCTGCTGACCAACGAGAACGCCAACCCGTTCTTCTGGATCGCGTCACTGATCATCCCGGCGCTCAGCTACTTCGCGACCCTGGGCATCGTGCGGGGCATCCGCGCCCTGCGCACTGCCGACGAACGCGATCAGCAGCGCGCTTCGGCTGCCGACGACTGA
- a CDS encoding SGNH/GDSL hydrolase family protein — MLLASLLLSGTLTGCRTLTPSPSGFSGYVALGDSLTAGMQSVGLTAQNQRDSFPLVLSRLAGSPIHAPESLPPGCPPPFAQGITITTCVRANPLTPASNFGVPGASLYDVGHTSYQTAPDLYKPLYGLILGPEDTQLSAALRARPRFITLWAGSNDVLGVTLRGRPERATTPANFEKWYGELLDNLAPTGARIVLIEVPDITTAPSLIPGSRLHVLGLGGADCERSPNRVSFTVLYDRRIAKPVSCTAPYALTPVEREAAQNTVNAYNTSIRALGKARGYPVFNATELLREVTPFEYDPKAPMPFGVDFSNDGVHPSSLGQARIARGLAEFINKQFGTTIELPERLPNVALAEAGKELSP; from the coding sequence ATGCTGCTCGCAAGTCTTTTGCTGAGCGGCACGTTGACGGGCTGCCGGACCCTCACACCCAGTCCTTCGGGCTTTTCCGGCTACGTGGCCCTGGGCGACTCGCTCACGGCCGGTATGCAGTCGGTCGGCCTGACAGCGCAGAACCAGCGTGACTCGTTTCCGCTGGTTCTCTCCCGCCTGGCGGGCAGCCCCATTCACGCGCCCGAAAGCCTGCCGCCGGGGTGCCCTCCCCCATTCGCGCAGGGCATCACCATCACAACCTGTGTGCGCGCCAATCCGCTCACACCGGCCAGCAATTTTGGTGTTCCCGGCGCCTCCCTGTACGACGTGGGCCACACCAGCTACCAGACGGCTCCTGACCTTTACAAACCCCTGTACGGCCTGATCCTCGGCCCCGAGGACACCCAGCTCAGCGCTGCGCTGCGGGCCAGACCACGCTTCATCACCTTATGGGCCGGTTCCAACGACGTCCTGGGCGTAACGCTGCGAGGACGACCCGAACGCGCCACGACCCCCGCCAACTTCGAAAAGTGGTACGGTGAGCTGCTCGACAATCTCGCACCCACCGGAGCCCGAATCGTGCTGATCGAGGTGCCGGACATCACCACGGCCCCATCGCTGATTCCCGGTTCCCGGCTGCACGTGTTGGGACTGGGCGGCGCTGACTGCGAACGCAGTCCCAACAGGGTGTCGTTCACGGTGCTGTACGACCGCCGAATTGCCAAGCCGGTGTCATGCACGGCGCCCTACGCGCTCACTCCGGTAGAACGGGAAGCCGCGCAGAACACTGTCAACGCCTACAACACCAGCATCCGAGCCTTGGGAAAGGCACGAGGCTACCCGGTGTTCAACGCCACCGAGTTGCTGCGCGAGGTCACGCCGTTCGAGTACGATCCCAAGGCCCCGATGCCCTTCGGAGTGGATTTCTCCAATGACGGAGTTCATCCGTCCAGTCTGGGTCAGGCCCGCATCGCGCGGGGTCTGGCCGAGTTCATCAACAAGCAGTTCGGCACGACGATCGAGTTGCCCGAACGCCTGCCCAACGTGGCGCTCGCCGAAGCAGGCAAGGAGTTATCACCCTGA
- a CDS encoding SGNH/GDSL hydrolase family protein: MKRLALFSLTCLVTGGAAPVAQNQPAGAPPAAEPARYVSLGDSLTAGYQSAGLRADGQRRAYPVVLAQSLGLSFSPPLGQDPGCPPPLGARVSATSCQRQNPGASVTNFAVPEARVEDLARASARTVPSNARALYQLIVGEEDTQVSAALKARPQLVTLWVGANNVLGAALNGNPGAATTPQAFEQAYGSLLSALRPSGAKLVLLTVPDVTAVPALVPGTQLAAFGLGDASCRGSTSRISITRLFTGSLPLSCTTPEALTASETRSLQGTIAAYNDSIRRLAAREGAEVFEVSTVQLAQDATYDPGSGAPFGPDYSLDGIHPSSAAHERLARALAAFVRSRFGSDLRSAAGTQP; the protein is encoded by the coding sequence ATGAAACGCCTCGCCCTGTTTTCCCTGACCTGTCTGGTGACGGGCGGGGCCGCCCCTGTCGCTCAGAATCAGCCTGCCGGGGCACCTCCCGCAGCGGAACCGGCACGCTACGTATCGCTGGGCGACTCGCTTACGGCGGGCTACCAGTCGGCAGGGCTGCGGGCTGACGGGCAGCGCCGCGCCTACCCGGTCGTACTGGCCCAGTCGTTGGGCCTTTCGTTTTCGCCCCCTCTTGGCCAGGACCCTGGTTGCCCACCTCCGCTGGGTGCCCGAGTCAGCGCGACGTCATGCCAGCGCCAAAACCCCGGGGCAAGCGTAACGAATTTCGCGGTACCGGAGGCCCGGGTCGAAGACCTCGCGCGGGCGAGTGCCCGCACCGTTCCGTCCAACGCCCGCGCGCTGTACCAATTGATTGTGGGCGAGGAAGATACCCAGGTGAGCGCCGCACTGAAAGCGCGCCCTCAGCTGGTCACCTTATGGGTCGGGGCCAACAACGTACTGGGTGCGGCGCTGAACGGCAATCCCGGCGCGGCCACCACGCCTCAGGCGTTTGAGCAGGCGTACGGGTCGCTGCTCAGCGCCCTGCGGCCCTCGGGTGCCAAACTGGTGCTGCTGACCGTGCCCGACGTGACGGCCGTTCCAGCCTTGGTGCCGGGCACGCAGCTGGCCGCCTTCGGGCTGGGTGACGCAAGTTGCCGGGGCAGCACCAGCCGCATCTCCATCACGCGTCTGTTCACGGGAAGCCTGCCACTCTCCTGCACCACCCCGGAGGCCCTCACAGCCTCCGAAACGCGTAGCTTGCAAGGCACCATCGCTGCCTACAACGACAGTATCCGCCGCCTGGCTGCACGCGAGGGCGCTGAAGTCTTCGAGGTCAGCACGGTGCAGCTGGCTCAAGATGCCACCTACGATCCGGGCAGCGGCGCGCCCTTCGGCCCGGATTATTCGCTGGACGGCATTCACCCGTCGAGCGCCGCCCATGAACGCCTGGCGCGGGCACTCGCGGCGTTCGTGCGATCGCGCTTCGGCAGCGACCTGCGAAGTGCAGCGGGCACACAACCTTGA